GTAGGAATTTTTTCACAATGTCTAAACTGTTGTAACACTTTTAGTAATTTTTTCAAATCTTTTTGAATATCAAAAATTATATGCTCATTTTCTTTTAATTTTGCAAGTTTTATTTTTTCATCAAGTTTATCGATATCTAGAAATATATCAAACTGTCTTTCCACCTCTTTTCTCAAATAATTTGCACAAGCTGGATAATCTTTATCGTTAAAATGTTCTTTTGCTCTATCAATATAAGTATATTTTTCTCCATATTCTTTAATATAAGGAATTTCGATATTATTGTCACAATCTCTATCTACATACATTTCAAAATATTTCCATGTATTTTTTTGCATATAATTAAACTTTTGTTTAGCTATTTCAAAAAATGCCTTATCATGAGTTAAAAAGATGATTTGAAAATTTGAAAAATAGTCTCTTAAAATTTCCAAAACAATATCTCTGTTTGACATATCAAGACTAATCAATAGGTCATCTAAGATAAGTAGTTTTAGCTCTCTGAGTTCTGCATATGTCTTTATGATAGCAATATAAAATGCAAGATTGATTGACGATATTTTTGCTTCATTTAAAAATTTTGTGTATCTATGTGGTAAATCTTCATCTGCTATTGACATTTTGTATCTAAGAGGCTCAAATTTATCAAGATTATTTATATTGAATTGTAGATAATCTACAGGATGAAAATCTATCTTTATATTACTTTTGAAATACTTTTCTAATAACTCATTAATAAAATGTATTTGGATCTCAACCTTTCTATTCAAATCATCATTAATCTCTTTTGAGAGATTTTGAGCAGTTTGATATTTATCGACAATTTCAAAAATATCTTGAAAATAACTATTTATGGTCTCTATCTGTTCTATGGTTTCTATTGGCTCAAAGTCGGTAACAAAAATTTTTTCTTCTTCCATAAGTCTATGATAATAGCTCTCTGACTTTTCTTCAAAAACTTCTTTTATATCGTCTATAGTGTTTAAAAAAGTATCCAATTCATTACTTTGTAGCACAAACTCATTTTGAAGTATCTCAAGCTTGGATTGAATATTGTTCAGCTCTGAAAGCAAACTATCTGGAATATAATAGATTGTTTCATAAAAAGGAGTTAATGGTTTATTCTCTTCTTTATCCCATTTGGGAATATCTTCATAGTCATCTAATACATTATCCCAAAAATTTTGAATATAATGCTCTTCATCAAAGCTTTTAAAAAGCTCTTTAAAGTCACAGAGCTTCTTTTGAAGCTCTTGTTTAAACTTTTTTCTCAAGCTATTATATCTATCAATTTTTTCACCCAGAGACTCCCCATATAAAATTTTTAATATATGGATAAAACGTTCAATAGAGGTTTTTTTAGTAAATAGTTCATTGATGAGAAAAATGCTTTCGTATGTAAGAAAGGTTTTGATTTTTGTGAGTCTTTGAAACTCCTCTTTTAGATTGTTATCAATATCTATGCCTATATTTTCATTATAAATAAATTTTTGATGATTATCAAAAGTCATTTCAATTTTCATAGGTTGTTCATCTTTTTTTGCAAAAACATTTTTATATTTTTGTAAAATATTCTCATGACTCAAAGTTAGTACATGATGCAAAACCCAATATAATGAACTTTTGCCACTACCATTTTCTCCATAGATTAAAATATTTTTTGCTCGACCATCTTCACCTAAAAAATCAAATATATATTCATACCCATACCCATCTTTACTATAAAAAGCTTTAAAATTTTGAACCTGAATCGTTGCTATTTTCATAGAGATTCCTCTACAGTTTTTACAACTTCTACACTATCGATAAAGTCTATGTTGTATTTCACAGGGTGTTTGGGGTCATTCCATTTTGTGTATAGTTCATCTGCACTAAGTTTAAGCGAGATTTCTTTTTCGACAATATCGATGATACCAAAACCTTTCTCTTTGAGCTCTTTTTCAAAGTATAGTTCATAGACCATTACATCAATGACTTTTTCAAAAAATGATGCTTTTGGATTGGAAGATTTTTTATAATTCAAAATAATCTCGACTATAGACTCAAAAGATTGTCGTTTTGTTTCTTTGATTTTTGGAACAGGCAGTTTTTCTACAAACTGATTAGATAAAAGATAACCAGTTTTACCATACTGATGTGTTATTTTATCAATATAAAAATACATTAACTTACTATTTAATACAGATAATAAATATCTGTTGTATTTAGATGTAATAAATGCCATACTATCAAGTATATAAATTTGTTTATCAGCAAGACAAAATGTTGGAACTTTTGTAACCCTTTGCCAAACAATTTTTTCTTTTTCAAATTCATTCCAATATGCAATTTGGTCTTGGGTTTCAAACCATTTATTTTTTGTTTTCTTTCTGCAACCTTTTTCTCCACTTTGTTCTAATCTTTTGCCAAAACTTTGTAAATATTTTTTTATTGCTGGATATTCATCAATATTGAGATGTTTTGCAGGAAAAGTTGCTATAAGCCAAAGGTTTGCCCATTCATAAATGTATTTTTTTATATCTTTACCTCTCAGAAGTGGCTTTATGATTTCAGCACTTTTAGGATCTTGTTTGATTAATTCATTTTTTATTTTTGTATCTATAATAAAAGCTTCATTAAATCCTGTTAAAATCCCTCTATATATTTTAATATTCCACAGTTTTAGTGGGACTCCAACTTCTTCAATCCTCTTTTTAATGGCAAGCTCTTTGGGAGTTGCAAAAGTAAAGCTATCTAAATTTAAATCTTCTTGAGAATACTCAAAGCCATGCGTTGAGACAAATTCGTATAAACTTTCTCCTTTTTTATAATCTTTGTTTACATCACAATATATAAATCGATTATTTGTAGAAAAAGTTTTTTTAAAGCTTAAAATTGCAGTATCTACCGTAGCACTTTCAAAAACTTTTACACCATTAAAATCTATATATTCAACTATTTGGGTATTTTCAAGGATAAATTTTCTAAACTTCTCTCCATACTTAGCACGGGTATATTTGTTGGAAGTTATAAAACTTAAAAGGGCATTTTCTTTTAAAAGTCTATATCCTTTTTCAAAAAAGTAAATATATATGTCTGCTGTAGCAGTAAAACACTCATACTTTTCAATTTTTTTAGAAATAGGATTATAAAATCTCTCAAGTTGGAGTCTTTTTTTTAAATCTTTAATCTTTTCTTGTCTAATATATGGTGGATTGCCAATAACAACATCAAATCCTTTGTTATTAAGCACTTCGGCAAAATATATCTTATAAAAAAATAGCTCCGTAGTAGGGCGCTTTTTGATATGTTCGATGATATATTTTTTCTCTTGTGCAAACTCTATTTGCTCTTGCTGTTTTTTATTAAGTCCTGTGAAAATATTGATATTTTTTAATTGGCTTTTGATGATATCTTCTTGTTCTTTTAGTTTCTTTTCAAGAATCTCATTGATTGTAGTTTCTATTTGTTCTTTAAGATTTTCTTTTTTCTTTTGCTCGTTGGTATTAAAAAATTTATGAAGTAGTTTTTGAATATACTCTATTTTTTTCTCATTATCATCAAAAAGAGAATTGTTATCTTTTGCAAGTGGATCATTTCCTAAAATACTTTCTAATAAACTATTGCCAACCATAATTTTATAGTAAAGATTTGGTAGAGGAGTAGGTATATCTTCATCTACAACCAACGAGAGCCAAAAACGAAGTTTTGCAATCTCTACTGCTGATGTATCAATATCAATACCATAAATGGAGTTTTCTATGATAGCTCTTTTGAGTTTGGCAATTTCTTTAGAACTTTTTGTTTTATCAAGATGGATTAAAAGAGTTACTATTTCATGAAGCATTCCCATCGGAAAAGCACCTGAACCGATGGCAGGGTCAAGAATTTTTATAGATAGAAGTCTTTTTTCTATATCTTTGCCATATTTTAAAAAATAATCATCATCTGTTATTTTTTTGACGACAAAATTGGCAATTTTCCCTTTATCGGGAAAGTAGTTTAAAAGATATTGAATAATAGTTTGTTGACACATATAGTGAACAATCTCTCTTGGAGTATAAAAAGCACCTTTTCCTTTGCGATAGTTTTCTTCAAGAAAATTTTCAAAAACTCTTCCCATCATTTCAGGATCTATTGCAACCTCTTTGTCGTCAGGACTATCTTCTATTATGGTAAAGTTATATTCATTAAATGTTTGAAATATCTTTTCAAAAAGTCTATCTTCGAGATAAAGCCCTTCAATCTTATCGTTTTCATCTTTTTCAAACAATCCACCGTTTAAGAATGGCAATTTATTTCCTGTTAATTTAAAATAATCATTTTCTCTTTTTGTATTAAGGGCTTCAAAGAAAATTTTCTTTAAAAAATCATCAAAATAGTTTGAATATTTTTTTGATTTTAATGCATTGAAAAGAAATTTTTTATCACCTTCACCCCACTGTTTATTTTTTTCTACGCCCAACCAACCCTTTTTTTGTAAAAAATATAAAAATACAATTCGTCCAAGCAGTTTTTTTGTAAAAGAGTGAAGTCTTTTCTCATCTCTATCAAAATAGTTAAATTGCCCATTTTTTAAGTAATCATTTAACATTTCAAAAAGAGATCTATATTTTTCATAAAACTCTTTTGTAACTCTCTCTACCCCAAAAGCTTCAAGCAAATCTTCAAATGTAGGATATTTTAAATTTTTTAACTGTATATATGCGGTTTTAATTGGAATATTTTCACCTAAAACATAGGTATATCTTTTGAGATTGGTTACTTTTGCTTTTCCCTCATCAAATTCAAATCCAACAAAAGAGAGTCTCCAAGCATCACTTTGTGGATGGTAAAATGAAGCGATTGCACCATCAAGTCCATACTCATTGGCAAGTTTTTTTAAAATTGCATTATATCCTACTCGTTTATTTTCGATATTGGAGCTTTTTGATTGAAATTCAAAAAAGCCAAGCTCTTTTCCATCCTCAAGCTCGACACTTCCTAAATAGCGGTAGCTTTTTATATGTTTTCTTTCACTCTCATTTAAATCTTCATCTGTTTCATTTGAAAAACTTTGTTCAAATCCATAAAATATATTACTTATAAATTGAATAAAGCTATTTAAGCTATATTTACTTGATAAAAACTCTTTTAAATTCATTTGCATTATTTTTTTCCTAATTCAAAGTCATATTTTAAATTTTATACAAATGTCTCTGATAAAATTATTTTAGCATTAAGTGATATTTTTTTGTCATTTTTGTTTTGTGTATTATCAAGATTATATTTTAAAATCAACTCTTCGATTTTATTTGATATATTTGAAACATTTTCTTTTTCAAGTTTTTTTATCTCTTTTGAGAGATTTTGGTATCTTCCAGTCTCTAAAAGTTCTTTAAACTGTTTATATCTGTTTATATCTATATAACCTTTATCTCGCCAGCTTTTAAGAAGTCTTAAAGCCTTTTTATCAGTAGCGTTGCTAATTTTTGTCCAATTTGTAGTTGTGATGATTTTATTGATACTTTCTTTATAAAAGTCTATGGCTTTTTTTACATGCTCATAATGTATACTACTTATTGGCAGTATTGATTTTGTTTTTTGTGAAGTTTTAAGTTGCTTTGCCATCTCAAGAAAATTTACTGCTTTACATAGTTTACTATCTACCAAAAAATAACTTTTAGAGTTGTTATTTTTTATAAAAACAAATGATGTGTTTTTAGGCTCTTTTTCTCTTTGTACTCGAATTTTCGGAGGATAGTTTTTGATAATTTCAAATTTTTTAGGATAGGCTTTTTTAAACTCTCTAATCTCTTCTAAATATTTTAATTCCTCATCTACCTCATCAATTGTTTCTTCAAAAAGTTTTACACTTCCTACTTCTTCTTCAGTTGAATATATTTGACTATCTTCGCCAAATGTTGAGTGAAAAGTTTGTAGTTTTACAAAAGCTTTTTTTGAAAGCTCAATTAAAGCATCACTTTTTGCAGTTGGAATGAAGTTATAAATATAAATCTTATCAAACTTTGTACCTATCCTATTAATACGCCCAATCCTTTGCATTAATTTTGTCGAGTTCCAAGGGATGTCATAGTTATAAATAATATTGCTTCTATGAAGGTTAACGCTTTCACTTAAAGTATCGGTAGTAATGATAATATTAAAATCGTTTTTTTGTTTTTTAATATCAAAATTTGCATCAAAGTTTTCTCTAATAATCTCTTTTAGTTTTTCTCTATTGCCTCCATGAATACATAATATTTTAAAATTTTTAAGCTCTCTTTCTAAATAACAAGCTGTCTCTTTAGATTCAGTAAAAACAACTATTTTTTTGTCTTTTTGCTCTTTTAGAACTTGCTTAAATTGCTCCAATTTAGGGTCATCATTGAGATCTTGCCAAAGTTTGATAAGCCTAGTAAATATCTTTAGTTCCTCTTTTAGTTTTGGTAGATATTCTTTTTCAAAATCATCAGGATTAAACTCTTTTATTTTTCCGCTTTCAAGCATAGTATCTATTTTTTCATCCACATCTTCAAGATCAAGCAAATCGTAAATATCTATTTTAGAGCCTATAAGAATTCTACCTTCTTCAAACATTGCAATAAGTTTTTCCAAATTCCTTTTTTGTCTGTATAAAGAGGATTTAAAAGCATAAAATGAGCTTTCAAATCTTTTAACAAGTAAAAGCTGCATTAAACTAGCTAACTGTAAAGCACCTTTTTCAAAAATATTTTCACTCACTTTGCCAAATTTAGCTCTTGCTTCTGGTTTTAAATAATAAAGCAACTTATATCGTTCATATTGAAGCTTTTGGGTTAGGATAGTTACAGTTTCATCAAAAGCTTTGGTCAATGAATCACTCATTTTATATTCTATTTCTTTAACCGGCTCGACTATTGGAATATTTAGTCCTTGTTTTTGCAAATCTTTTGCATACATAGGATGAGTTAATATATCTAAACGAGTTCTTCTTACCATTACTTCTCGTAAAATATTATCTCTAATTTTTTGCGCTAATTCTTTCAGCTTTCTCTTTTGTTCAATTGTTAATTTTGTTCCTTCTTTTAAAATCTCTTTGTATTGTCTGCTTATATCACCAAAAAAGCTCTCCAAGTTTGGATAAGAAGGTATTGTTGAGTTTCTTTTATCTTGAAAGAGATAAAGTTGATTTGCTATATCCATTGGTCTATTATTTAAAGGTGTAGCAGAAATGAGAATAACTTTTTTTTGATACTTTACTCTCTCTTTACAAATTCTCTCAAGCTCTTTGTAACGGCTTGTATCATAATTTTTAAATTTATGCGATTCGTCAATTATTATAAGTTCATAATTTTGAGTATCTTGGATTTGCTCTAACTTTCCTATAGAGATTATGTCATAATGTCTAAATGAACCTATATCAAATCGTTTAAATGTTTCCTTCCACTCTTTTTGTATTGAAGGAGGAGCTATAACTAAAACCTCTCCTTTGATTTCAAAAAGAAGTTTTTTTACAATCATAGCAGTTGTTACAGTTTTGCCAAGTCCAACCACATCAGATAAGAAAAAACCGTTATGTTTTTTAATTTTTGAGATTCCTTCATTAACAGCATCTATTTGATAAGCAAGTTTCATATAGCCTTTAGGAAGTGTTGAAGCAAAGCTCGGATCATATTCAATTCTATCCTCAAAATGCTCTATTAAAAATTTTATATACAATTCATAAGGAGTAATCTCTTTTAAATAGGATCTATTTTTAATCTCTTGAATATCATCCTCTTTTAATTCAACTGCACTACTCCAAAGATTTTCAAACTCTTTTAAAGCAAAAGCAATATCATCACTATCTTTTAACTCTACATTAAATTCAAAATTGGATTGTAATCCGTTTGCAGTAAGGTTTGATGAGCCTGTTATTACTGAACCTATATATTCTATAGTTCCATCATGTCTAATAATCTCTTTTTGTCTTAAAATATAGATTTTAGAATGAATATTTTTATTTGGTGAAATTCGAATTTCAAGTTTTTTATTTGCAAGGTAAGAGGCTAAAAGATTGATACTTTCTTCTATTTCTTTTTCATAAGGCTCACTGTTTAATCCTTCATATTCTATAACTCCTATGGAGTTTTTTTCAATTTGACCATTAAGTTGTTCTTGAATAAACCTATCAATAATTTGCAAATTATCAAAAATATTTGCCTCTTTTCCTCTCTCTTTGGCTTCATATATCCATCTATCAACATTGATACCAACAAGTATTCTTGCTTTTTCTATATCTTTTAAAAGTTTTGCAATTTTTATAAAACCGCTAATGCGGAAATATCCTATGAGAAATTCTAAGTATTTAATATTGTGATGTTTTAATATATCAATTAATCGATTTTGAAGTGTATTGTTATCTCTATTAGTAAAAAATTTTGAATTCATATTTTTCTATATTTTTTAAATACTCTCTTAAAATCTATTTTTGCAGGACATTTGCTCTCAGTAAACTCATAAGTTTCATGGGAAAAGTCACCCTCTTTAATAAATCGCTCGCCATTATGCTTAAATATTTTTGCACGCAAATCATCCATATATATAAGTACATAGTATTTTACTCCCTCTGTCTCATAGAGAGAAAATTTTACTACCTCATCACGCCTTGCAGTTTTGGGAGAGATTATCTCTACAATTATGAGTGGTGCTTTTGCTATGTAATTTTCATTCTCATCATCACATACCACTGCAATATCTGGACGTACAACTGTATCTTCAGCAATCTTATAATCTTCTTCTACCAATACTTCACACTCACCACAATCTTCAAACCACTCTTCCAATTGCGTAGAAATTTTTACAGTCAAACTCTGATGACGCTTTACTGGAGATGGAGCCATGGTATAGGCTACTCCATCAATCAGCTCCCAATCACCTTCCCACAGCTTATAATCTTCATATGTGTAATGTTCTAGATTTTCAAGTGCTCCCATGAAGTACTCCTCTACTTCATTGTACCAAGTTTCTCTCCAAAAGCTAAAATCTTAAAATATTTCCCCAACCACCAAATAAAAAGTACTAAAAAAAGTGCAGCACTTATATCAAAAAATGGAAAAACTTTTCCTTGTGCGGCAAAAAGGCTAAATAGAACTCTTCCTAACACAACAATTTGCGTAAAATAGAAGATCCATACTGTCACCCTATCTACTCGCAGCATATTACCACTATGTCCCAATGTCACCCGTGTACCAAATCCTATAAGGATAGTAGTCAAAAATCCTAAGAGCAAAAGATGCAAAGGGAGCGCAAAACTATAGACTCCCGAAAAACGCTCATACGCCTCTATCAGTGAACCAAGTATTAATCCACCAGCTAGCCAAAAAAAGGCTATATGCAAAATCCAAAGTAGAGGCTCTTTGTTTGGAAAAGGAAGGGCAATCTTTTTGAGTTCCCATGCTATTAAAAGACCAGCGAGAAGATCTACTACAAAAACTCCAGCAGGATAGAGACCATGCAAGAACGAATGGAGCAAAAAGAGCACAAAAATCTCTAAATGTAAAAATCTACTCCTTTTCCAATCCATAACATGGCTAAAAAACGGCACCATACGCAGAGCTACCACAAAAGCTAAAAATATCATATAAAGATAGACACCAAAATTGACTGCAGTATCGAAAAAAACTCGGGTATTACAACGACACGATATTTGTGAAAGCAAAAAGAGAATATCACTCATAACTCCTACACCCAAAGCTACAATTATCCAATATTGATCCTTTTTAGGAAGCTGGCAGGATTTATAAATCCCATAAAATGTACGTAAAGTAAGAGCAAATCCAGCTGCGACAAAAAGAGCTGCTGCAAAGAAGGCAAAAGGAAGCCATATTGATACCAAAAAACTAAGAGTTGCTATTAACTGCAGGAGAAAAACAGTTAAATAAATTCTTGCATCTATTGGCATAGTTCCGGAAAATCGCGGAAAAGTGGTATATAAAAACCCATAAAAGAAATTGGTAAATACTAAAAAAATCATGGAGTAACTATGAAAAAACTTAGCATCAATATCAAAGACACCTCTATATGCAAGGATAAAAAGTCCCATAAAAATAATTGCATTTACTACTCCTAAAACAAAAAAAGGCTGATGGGGCTGGGAAAAAAAGTAGTCACGTCTAGAGAGCTTTTGCTGCGTAAATTGCATATATCTCCTTTTTTTAAAAAGTATATCCTATCCTCTTATTATGTTGCATTGATATAAAACAACTTGTTCTTTATCAGAGATTTTTCTGTTTTCTTTCCTTAATAAAAACTGTTTTTTTCAACAGGTTTTATACAAAAAAAAGAAAGAGTAAGATTCAATTAAGTTATATTTTGTTACTATTTACTTAACAATCAGTAAGGACAATAAATGAGCAAAAAAGAGGAGATTCTTA
The Nitratiruptor tergarcus DSM 16512 genome window above contains:
- a CDS encoding Eco57I restriction-modification methylase domain-containing protein translates to MQMNLKEFLSSKYSLNSFIQFISNIFYGFEQSFSNETDEDLNESERKHIKSYRYLGSVELEDGKELGFFEFQSKSSNIENKRVGYNAILKKLANEYGLDGAIASFYHPQSDAWRLSFVGFEFDEGKAKVTNLKRYTYVLGENIPIKTAYIQLKNLKYPTFEDLLEAFGVERVTKEFYEKYRSLFEMLNDYLKNGQFNYFDRDEKRLHSFTKKLLGRIVFLYFLQKKGWLGVEKNKQWGEGDKKFLFNALKSKKYSNYFDDFLKKIFFEALNTKRENDYFKLTGNKLPFLNGGLFEKDENDKIEGLYLEDRLFEKIFQTFNEYNFTIIEDSPDDKEVAIDPEMMGRVFENFLEENYRKGKGAFYTPREIVHYMCQQTIIQYLLNYFPDKGKIANFVVKKITDDDYFLKYGKDIEKRLLSIKILDPAIGSGAFPMGMLHEIVTLLIHLDKTKSSKEIAKLKRAIIENSIYGIDIDTSAVEIAKLRFWLSLVVDEDIPTPLPNLYYKIMVGNSLLESILGNDPLAKDNNSLFDDNEKKIEYIQKLLHKFFNTNEQKKKENLKEQIETTINEILEKKLKEQEDIIKSQLKNINIFTGLNKKQQEQIEFAQEKKYIIEHIKKRPTTELFFYKIYFAEVLNNKGFDVVIGNPPYIRQEKIKDLKKRLQLERFYNPISKKIEKYECFTATADIYIYFFEKGYRLLKENALLSFITSNKYTRAKYGEKFRKFILENTQIVEYIDFNGVKVFESATVDTAILSFKKTFSTNNRFIYCDVNKDYKKGESLYEFVSTHGFEYSQEDLNLDSFTFATPKELAIKKRIEEVGVPLKLWNIKIYRGILTGFNEAFIIDTKIKNELIKQDPKSAEIIKPLLRGKDIKKYIYEWANLWLIATFPAKHLNIDEYPAIKKYLQSFGKRLEQSGEKGCRKKTKNKWFETQDQIAYWNEFEKEKIVWQRVTKVPTFCLADKQIYILDSMAFITSKYNRYLLSVLNSKLMYFYIDKITHQYGKTGYLLSNQFVEKLPVPKIKETKRQSFESIVEIILNYKKSSNPKASFFEKVIDVMVYELYFEKELKEKGFGIIDIVEKEISLKLSADELYTKWNDPKHPVKYNIDFIDSVEVVKTVEESL
- a CDS encoding helicase-related protein — translated: MNSKFFTNRDNNTLQNRLIDILKHHNIKYLEFLIGYFRISGFIKIAKLLKDIEKARILVGINVDRWIYEAKERGKEANIFDNLQIIDRFIQEQLNGQIEKNSIGVIEYEGLNSEPYEKEIEESINLLASYLANKKLEIRISPNKNIHSKIYILRQKEIIRHDGTIEYIGSVITGSSNLTANGLQSNFEFNVELKDSDDIAFALKEFENLWSSAVELKEDDIQEIKNRSYLKEITPYELYIKFLIEHFEDRIEYDPSFASTLPKGYMKLAYQIDAVNEGISKIKKHNGFFLSDVVGLGKTVTTAMIVKKLLFEIKGEVLVIAPPSIQKEWKETFKRFDIGSFRHYDIISIGKLEQIQDTQNYELIIIDESHKFKNYDTSRYKELERICKERVKYQKKVILISATPLNNRPMDIANQLYLFQDKRNSTIPSYPNLESFFGDISRQYKEILKEGTKLTIEQKRKLKELAQKIRDNILREVMVRRTRLDILTHPMYAKDLQKQGLNIPIVEPVKEIEYKMSDSLTKAFDETVTILTQKLQYERYKLLYYLKPEARAKFGKVSENIFEKGALQLASLMQLLLVKRFESSFYAFKSSLYRQKRNLEKLIAMFEEGRILIGSKIDIYDLLDLEDVDEKIDTMLESGKIKEFNPDDFEKEYLPKLKEELKIFTRLIKLWQDLNDDPKLEQFKQVLKEQKDKKIVVFTESKETACYLERELKNFKILCIHGGNREKLKEIIRENFDANFDIKKQKNDFNIIITTDTLSESVNLHRSNIIYNYDIPWNSTKLMQRIGRINRIGTKFDKIYIYNFIPTAKSDALIELSKKAFVKLQTFHSTFGEDSQIYSTEEEVGSVKLFEETIDEVDEELKYLEEIREFKKAYPKKFEIIKNYPPKIRVQREKEPKNTSFVFIKNNNSKSYFLVDSKLCKAVNFLEMAKQLKTSQKTKSILPISSIHYEHVKKAIDFYKESINKIITTTNWTKISNATDKKALRLLKSWRDKGYIDINRYKQFKELLETGRYQNLSKEIKKLEKENVSNISNKIEELILKYNLDNTQNKNDKKISLNAKIILSETFV
- a CDS encoding Uma2 family endonuclease, with translation MGALENLEHYTYEDYKLWEGDWELIDGVAYTMAPSPVKRHQSLTVKISTQLEEWFEDCGECEVLVEEDYKIAEDTVVRPDIAVVCDDENENYIAKAPLIIVEIISPKTARRDEVVKFSLYETEGVKYYVLIYMDDLRAKIFKHNGERFIKEGDFSHETYEFTESKCPAKIDFKRVFKKYRKI
- a CDS encoding NnrS family protein, yielding MQFTQQKLSRRDYFFSQPHQPFFVLGVVNAIIFMGLFILAYRGVFDIDAKFFHSYSMIFLVFTNFFYGFLYTTFPRFSGTMPIDARIYLTVFLLQLIATLSFLVSIWLPFAFFAAALFVAAGFALTLRTFYGIYKSCQLPKKDQYWIIVALGVGVMSDILFLLSQISCRCNTRVFFDTAVNFGVYLYMIFLAFVVALRMVPFFSHVMDWKRSRFLHLEIFVLFLLHSFLHGLYPAGVFVVDLLAGLLIAWELKKIALPFPNKEPLLWILHIAFFWLAGGLILGSLIEAYERFSGVYSFALPLHLLLLGFLTTILIGFGTRVTLGHSGNMLRVDRVTVWIFYFTQIVVLGRVLFSLFAAQGKVFPFFDISAALFLVLFIWWLGKYFKILAFGEKLGTMK